One part of the Anguilla anguilla isolate fAngAng1 chromosome 11, fAngAng1.pri, whole genome shotgun sequence genome encodes these proteins:
- the nr1h5 gene encoding nuclear receptor subfamily 1, group H, member 5 isoform X2, translating into MREWTEPEMSMATNGYLSVADGYGMAEPLQYYDVLPDPLGYPFQDAELQGLPYGQQQYSPVGMQFPMPSPQPCYPPYAYGSPCPELPCDPGLEGPGDGRGGFGGLPLLKRARLGPGGRVRGQDELCVVCGDKASGYHYNALTCEGCKGFFRRSVTKKAVYRCKSGGGCEMDMYMRRKCQDCRLRKCRAVGMLAECLLTEVQCQSKRLRKSAKHRGQPAGSVKPEEEEGMESRSVSSTSRMPGQVPAGLSAEEQQVLDRIVEAHRRYRTQDSSHCRMQEWPGLGVGMEALTDMASPHCQTLHRFSRTVPGFDLLDCADQRSLLSSSSVEVMFLLSAQHFAQGRLEANPALYSLSMEPPPLHWMKSLDSKDCDVKIMTNSGASEDVLGPVMNFFHSMAVLGVTEAEYALLTATAVLCSDGAPLRDAASVESAQEPILDLLSRVCGLHCGPRGPPADPQRFARLLGRLTELRTLRHNYLTLLRHQSWGVQAHC; encoded by the exons ATGAGAGAGTGGACAGAGCCCGAGATGAGCATGGCGACCAATGGCTACCTGTCAGTGGCCGATGGGTATGGCATGGCCGAACCGCTGCAGTATTACG ACGTGCTGCCGGACCCGCTGGGCTACCCCTTCCAGGACGCCGAGCTGCAGGGGCTGCCGTACGGGCAGCAGCAGTACAGCCCCGTGGGCATGCAGTTCCCCATGCCCTCGCCCCAGCCCTGCTACCCGCCCTACGCCTACGGGTCCCCCTGCCCCGAGCTGCCCTGCGACCCGGGCCTGGAGGGCCCcggggacgggcgggggggctTCGGGGGGCTGCCCTTGCTGAAACGGGCGCGGCTGGGGCCCGGGGGCCGGGTGAGGGGGCAGGACGAGCTGTGCGTGGTGTGTGGCGACAAGGCCTCGGGGTACCACTACAACGCGCTCACCTGCGAGGGCTGCAAAG ggTTCTTCCGGCGCAGCGTGACGAAGAAGGCGGTGTACCGCTGCAAGAGTGGCGGCGGCTGCGAGATGGACATGTACATGCGCAGGAAGTGCCAGGACTGCCGGCTGCGGAAGTGCCGAGCCGTGGGCATGCTGGCCGAGT gcctGCTGACGGAGGTGCAGTGCCAGTCCAAGAGGCTGAGGAAGAGCGCCAAGCACAGGGGCCAGCCCGCGGGCTCAGTGAagcccgaggaggaggagggcatgGAGAGCAGGAGCGTCTCCTCCACCAGCAGGATGCCAGGCCAG GTGCCTGCAGGCTTATCGGCAGAAGAGCAGCAGGTGCTGGACAGGATCGTCGAGGCCCATCGTCGCTACAGAACCCAGGACTCCTCACATTGCAGG ATGCAGGAGTGGCCGGGCCTGGGGGTCGGGATGGAGGCGCTCACGGACATGGCCTCACCTCACTGTCAGACGCTGCACAGGTTCTCCAGGACTGTGCCAG GGTTCGATCTCCTGGACTGTGCCGATCAGCGATCGCTGCTCTCCAGCTCGTCTGTGGAAGTCATGTTCCTCCTCTCAGCACAGCACTTTGCCCAGGGACGCCTGGAGGCCAATCCAG CACTGTATTCCCTGAGTATGGAGCCCCCTCCTCTTCACTGGATGAAGAGCCTAGACTCGAAGGACTGTGATGTGAAGATCATGACAAATTCAG gagCGTCTGAAGATGTCTTGGGACCGGTGATGAACTTTTTCCACAGCATGGCGGTGCTCGGCGTGACAGAAGCAGAGTATGCTCTTCTCACCGCCACCGCGGTGCTGTGTTCAG ACGGAGCGCCCCTTCGCGACGCCGCGAGCGTGGAGAGCGCTCAGGAGCCAATCCTGGACCTGCTCTCCAGGGTCTGCGGCCTGCACTgcggcccccgggggccccccGCCGACCCCCAGCGCTTCGCCCGCCTGCTGGGGAGGCTCACCGAGCTGCGGACACTCCGACACAACTACCTGACCCTGCTGAG GCATCAGTCCTGGGGGGTCCAGGCCCACTGCTGA
- the nr1h5 gene encoding nuclear receptor subfamily 1, group H, member 5 isoform X1 has translation MREWTEPEMSMATNGYLSVADGYGMAEPLQYYDVLPDPLGYPFQDAELQGLPYGQQQYSPVGMQFPMPSPQPCYPPYAYGSPCPELPCDPGLEGPGDGRGGFGGLPLLKRARLGPGGRVRGQDELCVVCGDKASGYHYNALTCEGCKGFFRRSVTKKAVYRCKSGGGCEMDMYMRRKCQDCRLRKCRAVGMLAECLLTEVQCQSKRLRKSAKHRGQPAGSVKPEEEEGMESRSVSSTSRMPGQVPAGLSAEEQQVLDRIVEAHRRYRTQDSSHCRMQEWPGLGVGMEALTDMASPHCQTLHRFSRTVPGFDLLDCADQRSLLSSSSVEVMFLLSAQHFAQGRLEANPALYSLSMEPPPLHWMKSLDSKDCDVKIMTNSGASEDVLGPVMNFFHSMAVLGVTEAEYALLTATAVLCSDGAPLRDAASVESAQEPILDLLSRVCGLHCGPRGPPADPQRFARLLGRLTELRTLRHNYLTLLRHQSWGVQAHC, from the exons ATGAGAGAGTGGACAGAGCCCGAGATGAGCATGGCGACCAATGGCTACCTGTCAGTGGCCGATGGGTATGGCATGGCCGAACCGCTGCAGTATTACG ACGTGCTGCCGGACCCGCTGGGCTACCCCTTCCAGGACGCCGAGCTGCAGGGGCTGCCGTACGGGCAGCAGCAGTACAGCCCCGTGGGCATGCAGTTCCCCATGCCCTCGCCCCAGCCCTGCTACCCGCCCTACGCCTACGGGTCCCCCTGCCCCGAGCTGCCCTGCGACCCGGGCCTGGAGGGCCCcggggacgggcgggggggctTCGGGGGGCTGCCCTTGCTGAAACGGGCGCGGCTGGGGCCCGGGGGCCGGGTGAGGGGGCAGGACGAGCTGTGCGTGGTGTGTGGCGACAAGGCCTCGGGGTACCACTACAACGCGCTCACCTGCGAGGGCTGCAAAG ggTTCTTCCGGCGCAGCGTGACGAAGAAGGCGGTGTACCGCTGCAAGAGTGGCGGCGGCTGCGAGATGGACATGTACATGCGCAGGAAGTGCCAGGACTGCCGGCTGCGGAAGTGCCGAGCCGTGGGCATGCTGGCCGAGT gcctGCTGACGGAGGTGCAGTGCCAGTCCAAGAGGCTGAGGAAGAGCGCCAAGCACAGGGGCCAGCCCGCGGGCTCAGTGAagcccgaggaggaggagggcatgGAGAGCAGGAGCGTCTCCTCCACCAGCAGGATGCCAGGCCAG GTGCCTGCAGGCTTATCGGCAGAAGAGCAGCAGGTGCTGGACAGGATCGTCGAGGCCCATCGTCGCTACAGAACCCAGGACTCCTCACATTGCAGG ATGCAGGAGTGGCCGGGCCTGGGGGTCGGGATGGAGGCGCTCACGGACATGGCCTCACCTCACTGTCAGACGCTGCACAGGTTCTCCAGGACTGTGCCAG GGTTCGATCTCCTGGACTGTGCCGATCAGCGATCGCTGCTCTCCAGCTCGTCTGTGGAAGTCATGTTCCTCCTCTCAGCACAGCACTTTGCCCAGGGACGCCTGGAGGCCAATCCAG CACTGTATTCCCTGAGTATGGAGCCCCCTCCTCTTCACTGGATGAAGAGCCTAGACTCGAAGGACTGTGATGTGAAGATCATGACAAATTCAG gagCGTCTGAAGATGTCTTGGGACCGGTGATGAACTTTTTCCACAGCATGGCGGTGCTCGGCGTGACAGAAGCAGAGTATGCTCTTCTCACCGCCACCGCGGTGCTGTGTTCAG ACGGAGCGCCCCTTCGCGACGCCGCGAGCGTGGAGAGCGCTCAGGAGCCAATCCTGGACCTGCTCTCCAGGGTCTGCGGCCTGCACTgcggcccccgggggccccccGCCGACCCCCAGCGCTTCGCCCGCCTGCTGGGGAGGCTCACCGAGCTGCGGACACTCCGACACAACTACCTGACCCTGCTGAGGCATCAGTCCTGGGGGGTCCAGGCCCACTGTTGA
- the slc66a1 gene encoding lysosomal amino acid transporter 1 homolog isoform X2 — translation MGSHGVLSRGSLGWRGEGNFSSLCPNGSEWVWTGLGECAQDARDMASVVLGLVSILCFMVSSLPQYYSSCKTGNMDSALSIWFLLLWLAGDTCNLVGSSLADQLPLQTYTAIYYVLADLLMLGMYIYYVVKNKTKTSTSNSVLNAVGLLYLAGAATSLLSLPEAGPQVDVSHREFKGRSLLSVLEDDNGLVQTFTTKEIIGFAIGSLSSLLYLSSRLPQIYTNYIRKSTEGVSYFLFALVILGNTLYGLSVLLKNPEYGQAEGNYVIHHLPWLIGSLGTLTLDLVISMQFLVYRSKPPQEYGRPDETTALLGD, via the exons ATGGGGTCTCATGGAGTGTTGTCGCGCGGGTCCCTGGGATGGAGAGGAGAAGGGAACTTCAGCTCGTTGTGTCCGAACGGGTCGGAGTGGGTGTGGACCGGTCTCGGAGAGTGCGCCCAGGACGCGCGGGACATGGCCAGTGTTGTTCTTGGCCTGGTATCGATCCTCTGCTTCATGGTGTCTTCACTCcc GCAGTACTACAGTTCATGCAAAACGGGGAACATGGACAGCGCCCTGTCCATTTGGTTCCTCCTGCTGTGGTTGGCTGGTGACACCTGCAACCTTGTGGGCTCCTCTTTAGCCGACCAGCTACCGTTACAG acTTACACAGCCATTTACTATGTTCTGGCTGACCTGCTGATGCTGGGAATGTACATTTACTACGTTGTAAAGAATAAGACTAAGACGTCTACCA gTAACTCCGTTCTGAACGCTGTGGGTTTGCTGTACCTGGCTGGAGCTGCTACCTCACTGCTTTCCCTGCCTGAGGCTGGGCCTCAGGTGGACGTATCGCATCGGGAGTTCAAAGGTCGCTCTTTGCTGTCTGTCCTCGAAGACGACAACGGCCTGGTACAG ACCTTCACGACCAAGGAAATTATCGGTTTCGCGATCGGATCCTTGTCGTCCCTGCTCTACCTGTCCTCCAGACTGCCGCAGATTTACACTAAC TATATCAGGAAGTCGACGGAGGGCGTGTCCTACTTCCTGTTTGCCCTGGTGATCCTGGGCAACACTCTGTACGGTCTGAGCGTGCTCCTGAAGAACCCGGAGTACGGCCAGGCGGAGGGGAACTACGTGATCCACCACTTGCCCTGGCTCATAGGGAGCTTGGGCACCCTCACCCTGGACCTCGTG ATCTCCATGCAGTTCCTGGTGTATCGTTCCAAGCCACCCCAGGAGTACGGGAGACCGGACGAGACCACCGCCCTGCTGGGGGACTGA
- the slc66a1 gene encoding lysosomal amino acid transporter 1 homolog isoform X1, with protein MDENSCVHHRLPLHSRTLQTKKSGPRYRTFKIPNSLVVKMGSHGVLSRGSLGWRGEGNFSSLCPNGSEWVWTGLGECAQDARDMASVVLGLVSILCFMVSSLPQYYSSCKTGNMDSALSIWFLLLWLAGDTCNLVGSSLADQLPLQTYTAIYYVLADLLMLGMYIYYVVKNKTKTSTSNSVLNAVGLLYLAGAATSLLSLPEAGPQVDVSHREFKGRSLLSVLEDDNGLVQTFTTKEIIGFAIGSLSSLLYLSSRLPQIYTNYIRKSTEGVSYFLFALVILGNTLYGLSVLLKNPEYGQAEGNYVIHHLPWLIGSLGTLTLDLVISMQFLVYRSKPPQEYGRPDETTALLGD; from the exons ATGGACGAAAATAGCTGTGTTCACCACAGACTACCATTACATTCGCGAACTCTTCAGACTAAAAAGTCGGGCCCACGCTACAGGACTTTCAAAATCCCCAATTCACTG GTAGTAAAGATGGGGTCTCATGGAGTGTTGTCGCGCGGGTCCCTGGGATGGAGAGGAGAAGGGAACTTCAGCTCGTTGTGTCCGAACGGGTCGGAGTGGGTGTGGACCGGTCTCGGAGAGTGCGCCCAGGACGCGCGGGACATGGCCAGTGTTGTTCTTGGCCTGGTATCGATCCTCTGCTTCATGGTGTCTTCACTCcc GCAGTACTACAGTTCATGCAAAACGGGGAACATGGACAGCGCCCTGTCCATTTGGTTCCTCCTGCTGTGGTTGGCTGGTGACACCTGCAACCTTGTGGGCTCCTCTTTAGCCGACCAGCTACCGTTACAG acTTACACAGCCATTTACTATGTTCTGGCTGACCTGCTGATGCTGGGAATGTACATTTACTACGTTGTAAAGAATAAGACTAAGACGTCTACCA gTAACTCCGTTCTGAACGCTGTGGGTTTGCTGTACCTGGCTGGAGCTGCTACCTCACTGCTTTCCCTGCCTGAGGCTGGGCCTCAGGTGGACGTATCGCATCGGGAGTTCAAAGGTCGCTCTTTGCTGTCTGTCCTCGAAGACGACAACGGCCTGGTACAG ACCTTCACGACCAAGGAAATTATCGGTTTCGCGATCGGATCCTTGTCGTCCCTGCTCTACCTGTCCTCCAGACTGCCGCAGATTTACACTAAC TATATCAGGAAGTCGACGGAGGGCGTGTCCTACTTCCTGTTTGCCCTGGTGATCCTGGGCAACACTCTGTACGGTCTGAGCGTGCTCCTGAAGAACCCGGAGTACGGCCAGGCGGAGGGGAACTACGTGATCCACCACTTGCCCTGGCTCATAGGGAGCTTGGGCACCCTCACCCTGGACCTCGTG ATCTCCATGCAGTTCCTGGTGTATCGTTCCAAGCCACCCCAGGAGTACGGGAGACCGGACGAGACCACCGCCCTGCTGGGGGACTGA